Below is a window of Thermodesulfomicrobium sp. WS DNA.
CCCAAACCCTCAAGTGAGGCCGGTATGGCATACTTTCGCAAGCTTGGGCCAAAGCTGGAGAAGCTTCTCGATCTCTTGGATAAAAATGAGCGGTGGCTCATTGTGATCGTTGCCGATCCGGACGCCATGGCCTCGGCCATGGCACTCAAACGCATCATGGCCGGCCGTGTGCGGGAGGTAGGCATTGCCCATGTGAACGAGATTTCCCGGCCGGACAATTTGGCCATGATGCGTCTTCTGCGCATCCCTACCAAGAAATACACCCCGCTGCTTCGCGCTCAGTACGACCGTTTCGCCTTGGTGGATTCCCAGCCGCACCACAATACCCAGCTCGCGGAGATCCCTTTTTCTTTGGTCATCGACCATCACCCCAAAGCAGCCGATGTGCCGGTGCAAGCGGATTTTGTGGAAATCGTTTCCGAATACGGCGCTAATTCCACGATCATGACCGAATATCTCTATAATCTCGATATCCGACCGGGAAAGCTCTTAGCCACTGCTTTGCTCTACGGGATCAAGACCGATACACAAAGCTTTGAGCGCGATTTCCATGATATCGATATGCGGGCATTCCGGTATCTTGCGAAATTTTACCATCGTCCACTACTCCATAAAATTATCCGTTCGGAATTCAAATTGGAGTGGCTCACCTATTTTGCCCAAGCATTCCGTAAAATACGTGTTTTTGGAAAAGCCATATTCATCTTCATGGGCAAAGTAGAATCCAGCGATATTTTGGTTATTCTCGCGGATTTTTTCCTTCGGGTCCATGGGGTTTCTGCAACTATTGTCAGCGGTATTTTTCAAGATCGATTGATTGTTGTCTTTCGTGGCGATGGATTGCGTCAGGATATGGGCAAATATGCCCAGCGCCTCTTTGGTGAATTTGGTTCTGCAGGCGGGCACCGCACCATGGCCCGGGCGGAGATCCCCTTGGCCAATGTCAGTGACCAGCATGTGAGCCAATTTGTATGGGACCGCTTGCAGGCGTGTGCCTGGAAACGCAAAGAGGATGGTCCATGCCGGTAGCCGCCTCTTTGGGGTGGAGTACCCCGCCGCTCTTTTTGGTGGATGGCCACGCCTTCATCCATCGCGGCTTTCATGCCTATCCGGATTTTCGCGCCCCGGATGGCTTTCCCACCAGCGCCCTGTTTTTCGTCCTGCGCATCCTTTTGAAGATCCTGCGCGAAGAGGCCCCCACCCATCTCGCCTTTGTCATGGAAGGCCGCGGCCCCACCTTTCGGCATGCGCGCTTTGCGGACTACAAGGCCGGCAGACCCTCCATGGCCGAAGATTTGGCCCTGCAGATCCCTGCCATTCGCGAGGCGGTGGCGCACCTAGGCATCCCGGTGCTCTCCCAAGATGGCTGCGAGGCCGATGACGTGCTTGCCAGTTTGGCGGCGCGGTTTGCCGCCCACGGGGTGGTCTTGGTGGGTGCGGATAAGGATTTGTGCCAGTGTCTTGGGCCATCGGTGGTGCTGTGGGACCCTGCGGGTCGGGGCGAACGGATCCTGCAGGCCGCGGACGTGCAGACCACCTATGGCGTTACGGCGGCGCAGTGGCCGGATTTTCAGGCGCTCACCGGCGATAGTGTGGACAACATCCCCGGGGTGCCCCGGGTGGGGCCCAAGACCGCGGCCCGCTGGCTGCGCCAGTTTCCGGATCTGGAGTCCTTGTGCGCCAACCTCCACCAACTGCCGCCCAAGGAGCAGCAATTGCTCGTACCCCATGTGGAGGACGTGTTCGTCTATCGGGAGCTCACCACCCTGCGCACGGACTGTGTCCCGGAGATCACCTGGGAAGATTTGGCGCGACGGCCCATGGACCCGAAGGCGGTGGCCGCCTTGGTGCAGCGCTTTGGCTTTCGCTCCCTGGAAGCCGAACTGGAGGAATTTGTGGATAGCTCCTCTGCGCCGCGGCAGCGCCCTGCACCGATGGCAGGGCGACTGGCTTCGTGGGAGGATCTGCCGGACCTTTCCGGTCAGGCGGTTGCCTTTTGGATTGAAGACGACGTGACGGAGCTTGCCGCAGGAGAGCACTTGTGGCGTGTACCTGGTCCGCCGCCGCGAGGCGCCTTGGAGCGGGTCATGGGCACCGTGGTTTCCTCCAAGGAGCTGCGCCGGGCAGGATGGGAGATGGATGCGTGGGCCGCGGTATGGGACGTGGAACTCATGGCCTATCTCCTCGATCCCGAAGCCCGGGACTATTCCTGGCCGCGCTTGGCAGGGCAATTTTTGGGGGACACTGCTGCTGCCGGCGCCCGCGCCGTGGCCCAGGCCGGGGAAGTGCTGCGTGAGCGCCTTGCGGCTGCGGGGCTCGTGGATCTGTACTTGCGGTTGGAGCTGCCGCTGGTGCGGGTGCTCGTGGCCATGGAGGCGCGCGGCATTGCCTTGGACGGGGCGCGGTGTGCGAGGTTGCTGGAGCAGGTAGAGGCCCGCTTGGAGGATTTGACCCAGCGCATCTATGCTGCTTCTGGAACGCAGTTCAACATCCGATCCAACCAACAGCTCGCTTATGTGCTCTACGACCAATTGGGGCTGCCTGCGCCGCGCAAGACCGCAGGCGGGGCGCGCTCCACGGCGGTGGAGGCCCTGGAGGCGATCCGCCATGCCCACCCTGTGGTGGAGATGGTCTTGGAGTTTCGCATGCTCGAGAAGCTGCGCTCCACCTATCTCGTGCCGCTTCCGGCCGCTGCCGACGCCACAGGCCGCATCCACACCACCTTCAACCACCTGGCCACGGCCACCGGTCGCCTTTCCAGCAGCGACCCCAACCTCCAGAACATCCCCATCCGTGGGCCGCTGGGCGCCCCGGTGCGGGCCTGCTTCGTGGCCCCGCCGGGGAAGGCGCTCATCGCTGCGGACTATTCGCAAATCGAATTGCGCGTGCTCGCCCACTTGAGCGCGGACCCTGCGCTTACCGCGGCCTTTGCAAAGGGAGAAGACATCCATACGCGTACCGCCAGCCTGCTTTTCGATCTTTCGCCAGAGGAAGTCGGCAAAGAAGAACGGCGCCGCGCCAAGACCATCAATTTTGGGTTGCTCTACGGCATGGGTCCGGCCAAACTGGCCCGCGAGCTCGGGATTTCCCAGAAGGAAGCCAAGGCCTTTATCGCGCGCTACTTCGAAAAATTGGGTGGAGTGCGGGAGTTTTATTCGATGGTGGAAGAGTCCGCCCGGCGCCAGGGGTATGTGCTCACCTTGGCGGGACGGCGTCGGCTGCTTCCAGGTATGACCTCGGCAAATCCCGCGGTCCTTCAGGCCGCCCGGCGTATGGCCATCAACACCGTGGTGCAGGGATCGGCGGCGGACATCATCAAAATGGCCATGCTCCAGGTGGAGGAGGATGCCACGGTGCGCCAGCTGGGGGGCGCGCTGCTTTTGCAGGTGCACGATGAACTCGTCCTGGAGGCCCCTACGGCTACGGCCCAGGCGGTGGGCGAGCGGGTGGCGGCCATCATGACTTCCGTGGTCTCCTTGCAGGTCCCCCTGGTGGTGGATTTCGGCATTGGTCCGGACTGGGCCGCTGCCCATGGATAGGATTTGTGCAGATTCGATAAACCCAAGGATTGCGACACCAATGGAACATAAATTGCGACTCCTGACCCCAGGCCCCACTCCGCTGCCCGAAGCCGTGCGTTTGGCTTTGGCCCAGGATATGATCCATCATCGCAAGGCCGCTTTCGTGGAGCTCATGCACGAGCTCCAACCGCGCCTCATGCGGCTCTTTGGCACGGCCCAGCCGGTGTTGCCCCTTTCGTGCTCCGGCACCGGGGCGATGGTGGCGGCGGCCGCAAGCCTCTTTGCCCCGGGGGAAAAGGTCGTGGTGGTGGAAGGCGGAAAATTCGGCGAGCGCTGGCGGGAGATCGCCGAGAGCTTGGGGCTTGTGGTGACGGTGCTTGCCGTGCCCTGGGGCACGGCTGTGGACCCGCAGGAGCTGCGTGCGCTCCTGGATGCGGACCCGAGCATTGCGGGGGTGCTGGTGCAGGTCTCCGAGACGTCCACCGGAGTGCTCCATCCCGTGCGCGAACTTGCCGCCATCACCCGGCAGCGTCCGGTGCTCTTGGTGGCGGACGGCATCTCTGCGGTCGGGGTTTCTCCGTGTCCCATGGACGCCTGGGGGATCGACGCCCTGCTCACCGGATCGCAAAAAGGCCTCATGCTGCCGCCGGGTCTGGCCTTGGTGGCCCTTTCCGAGCGCGCCTGGGCCAAGGCGGAGTCCTTGGGGCCGCGGCATTTCTATTTCAACCTGCTTGCCGAACGTGCCAAGTCCCGGCAGGGCCAGACCCTCTTTACCTCGCCGGTGAATCTCTTGCGGGGCCTGGCCGTCAGCCTTGCACTCTTTGAAGAAGCGGGCATGGAGCAGGTCTTTCGCAAGCAATGGGCGCTGACCTGCATGGCGCGGCAGGGGGCGCTGAGCCTGGGTCTGGAACCCTTGGCCAAGACGCATTTCACTTGGGGGCTCACCGCCGTGCGCCTGCCTGCTGGGGTGGACGGGGGCCGGGTGCTGAAGTCCGCGGCCAAGCGGGGCGTGGTCATGGCTGGCGGGCAAGGCCCGCTCAAAGGGAGGATTGTGCGCCTTGGCCATATGGGGCATGTGGATTTCGGCGATCTTCTGGCCGGGCTTTACGCCTTGCGTCAGGGCCTCATGGAGGCCGGTGGCTTCAGCGCAGCCCGATCGTACTTGGAGGATGCCATAGCGGCGTACGAAGCCGCCCTGCAGGCAGGACTGCCCGAGGAGGCGCTATGAGCACCCAAGAAGACCTTTCGTGCGTGTGCAAGGAACTTCCGCAAGTGGATTTTTCCACCTTTGTGCTCTCCATGGCCTCGACGGCCCTGGTGCACCTTGGCGAAGTCCCGGAACCGGAAAGCGGTGCGATCCGTACCGATTTGATCGCCGCCAAACAGACCATCGATATTCTGTGTATGCTGCAATGCAAAACCAAAGGGAATTTGACGGATTCGGAAAATCGGCTGCTCATGGATCTGCTCTATGAGCTGCGGCTCAAGTATGTGCAGCGGGCAGGATAGGAGGGAGGCATGGAACGCAAACGCGTAGGTTTGGTGGGAGTGACCGGATATACGGGCATGGAGTTGTGCCGCTTGGTACTCCATCACCCAGGCATGGAGCTCGTGGCCGCCACCTCTCGGGCTGAGGCAGGCAAGCGCTTGGGAGACCTCTATCCCTATCTGTATGGCACCACCATGGCCGAGGTCCCGGTGCAGTCTCCGGATTACGCCGCCTTGGCCGCGGCCTGCGACGTGGTCTTTTTGGCGGTTCCCCATGGCACGGCCATGCATGCGGCCAGGGAGCTCGTGGCCGCGGGCTGCCGGGTGGTGGACCTCAGTGCGGATTTCCGGCTGCGGGATGTGGATACCTACCGTTCGTGGTACGCCACCGAGCATGCCTGTCCGGAACTGGTGCCCGAAGCCGTATACGGCCTGCCCGAGCTCTACGGCCAGGCCGTGGCCAGGGCGCGCCTGGTGGCCAATCCGGGCTGCTACCCCACGGCGAGCATCCTCGCCTTGTATCCGGCCGTGGCGGCGGGGCTGGTGGAACCGGAGGACTTGATCATCGACGCCAAATCCGGGGCCTCGGGCGCGGGCCGCAAGGCCAACGTGGCCACCCTCTTTTGTGAGGTGCACGACAGTTTCCGGGCGTACAACCTCGGCCGCCATCGCCATACCCCGGAAATCGAGCAGGAGCTTTCCCGTGCCGCGGGCAAGGGCATCACCGTCTCGTTCAACCCCCATTTGGTGCCCATGGACCGGGGGATCCTCGCCACCTGCTATGGTCGGCTGCGGCCCCATGTGGATGAGGCCCGCGTGCGGGAGGTGTACGCTGCCTTTGCCTCCGGCAAGCCCTGGGTGCGGTTTTTGCCGCCAGGGGTGTTGCCGGAGACCCGCTGGGTGCGGGGCACCAACTTTTGCGATATCGCTGTGGTGGTGGACGAGCGCACCCGGCGGCTCATCGTGGTGTCGTGTATCGACAACTTGTGCCGAGGGGCCTCTGGCCAGGCCTTGGTCAATGCCAATGTGATGCTTGGCTTTCCCGAGGACGCGGGCCTGTCCCGAGCGCCGCTGGTGCCGTAGGCGCTGTGGACTTCCGCACCCAGGAGGATTTCCGCGGAGAAGTATCATGAGTGAATCGTACTACGAAACCATCGTGGTGGCCCGGCAGCCCATATTTACTGCGGATCAGAGGGTCTGGGGATACGAGCTCCTTTTTCGCAGCAAAACCGATTTGAGCCAGGCGGTGATCACGGATGCGGATCAGGCCACGCTTCAAGTGATTGCCGATGGGTTTGCCGTGGCCACGGAAAACGTCCCTGCAGAGGCCCGGGTGTTGATCAATTTTCCCCGCAATTTGCTTGTGGGGGACGCGCCCTACGTGCTGCCGGCGAACCGGGCCATCGTGGAGATCCTGGAGACCGTGACCCCGGAGCCGGAGATCTTGGCCGCCTGTGGCCGCCTCAAGGAAGCGGGCTATACCTTGGCCCTGGACGACTTCATCGGGCACAGCGGCTTTGAGCCGCTGTGCGCCTTGGCGGATATCGTCAAGGTGGATATCCTGATGCAGACGCCGGAGAGCGTCACGGCCATCGTCAAAGGTCTGCGCCGCTATAACATCACCCTGCTGGCGGAAAAGGTCGAGACCCGGGAGATGTTCGAGGTGTGTAAGCGCCTGGGGTTCGTCTATTTTCAGGGGTATTTTTTCCGTAAGCCGGAGATCGTCGAAGGCCGCAAACTCACCGCCAGTCAAGCAAGCCGCATCCGCCTGCTGCATGAGCTCTCCCACGGGGCGGACCTGGAGCAGCTGGTGCGGATCTTGGAAGCGGACGTCTCGCTTTCGTACCGCTTGCTGCGCTACATCAATTCCGTGCGTTTCGCCTTGGTGAAAAAGGTGGAATCCATCCAGCGGGCCGCCTCCATGCTCGGGCGCAAGAACCTCCAGCAATGGCTGCAGGTGACCCTGCTGGCCGACATGAATGCCGCCCCCAGGGCCCAGGAATTGGTCCGCCTCTCCGTGATCCGCGCGCGCTTCTTCCAGATTTTGGCGGAAGCCGGTAAAGCCCCTTTGAGCCCCGATGCCATGTTCTTGTTGGGTTTCTTCTCCTTGCTCGATGGCATCTTGGATCAGCCCATGGAGGCGGTGCTTGCGGAGCTGCCCCTTGACCCTGCGGTGCAGGCCATCTTGGTGGATCCCGCAAACCCGCACGCCCCGTGGCTTCTCCTGGCGCAGGAACTGGATCGCTGTCACTGGCCGGGAGTGCGCGTTCAGGCCGAGGCCTTGGGGTTGCCGCTTGCCCAGGTGGGCGCCGCCTATCATGAGGCCATGGCCTGGACCGATGCCATGTTGGGGGCCGGGGAGTGATGGAAGCGGCCTTCCCTTGGGTTGCTTTGATTTTCGGGCTGTGTCTGGGGAGCTTTTACACGGTGTGCGTGCATCGGTATCTTTCCGGCGGCTCCCTGTTGTGGCCAGGATCCCATTGTCCGGCCTGTGGCCACCGCTTGCGGCCCTGGGAGAATATTCCGCTCTTCTCGTTTCTGATCCAACGCGGCCGCTGCCGCGCCTGCGCTGCCCCGATCCCCTGGCGCTATCCCATCCTCGAGGCCCTCTCCGGGGCCGCGGCCATGATCTTGGCCTTGCGTTTTGGCCTGAGTCCGGCGTTTTTCGTGTACCTTGTGGCCACGGGTATCTTTCTCGTGGCCGGGGCCATCGATTGGGAGACCTATCTCCTGCCGGATGTCTTTACCTATCCTTTGGCGGCATTGGGCCTCATCCATCCCTTGTGGGTACCGGTGTCCTGGATGGACACCCTGCTCGGGGCGGTTTTGGGAGCAGGGCTGTTGTGGGCGGTACGGGAAGGATATGCCCGCCTGCGCCATGTGGAGGGCCTGGGCCTGGGGGACGTCAAGCTCATGATCGGCTTGGGGGCCTTGACCGGGGCGACCCAACTCCCCCTGACCATACTCTGCGCCTCACTTTTGGCACTGGCGACCTTTGCCCTGTGCATTGCCCGTACTCCTCGCTCTCAGGGGCTTGCCACCGCCATTCCTTTTGGACCGTTCCTGTGCGCCGGCGCCTGGCTGGTGCTGGTGGCGGGAGAATGGGTCTCCTCTTGGGGTCTTGGTTAGATAACCAAGACGGATTTTCCGCTAACCTTCCTTGACGAAAGATTATTCCTTGGCTAGCGGCCTTTGCCACCAAAAAATCCGTCCTTGGTGGCGGATGACCTCCCGTGGCCCCGGCATGGAGGGAACCGGGTTGTTCCGGTTGACCATAGATGTGGCTGTTGGACGTTTTTTTCAAGGAGGTTGTATGGTTTCTCAGATGATGTGGGTCAGCATCGTGCTGCCGTTTCTCGCGGCATTAGGATGTCTGATCGACAGTAAGCCCCTACGTTCCATACTGGTCATTGGCACTGGTGTGGCCGTATCCCTGGCATCACTGCTATTGGTGCAAGGACAGGCATTTTCCCTGACTCCGGAAACACTTTTCGGTATTCCGGTGGATGGACTCATTGCGTTTCTCGATTTTGCCTTGCTCTTCGTGATCCTTGGAATCAGCTACCAGCTCAAGAACAAACTCATTGCAACGCTTACTGTATTGCAGATTGTTCCCCTGGCGTTTCTTGAGCTCTTCTTGCATGGTGGTGAGGCGGCAGGTCCAAGCCTCTACGGCGATCAGCTTTCCATGATCATGTGTCTCGTCATCTCCATCATCGGATCGCTCATTTGTATTTATGGGCTTTCCTACATGGATGAGCACGAGCACCATTTGCATCTGGAAAAATCCCGCCAGGGGCGGTTTTTCTTTTTCATGGTGCTCTTTTTGGGGGCCATGAATGGGCTCGTGTTCGCCAACAACCTGTTGTGGCTCTATTTCTTCTGGGAAGTGACCACCTTGTGCTCCTTCATGCTCATCAAGCATGACGGCACGGAAGTGGCCGTGACCAACGCTACCCGCGCCCTGTGGATGAACATGCTTGGCGGCGTGGCCTTCGTACTGGCCTTGGTGGTGCTGCGCGCCAAAGGCATGCCCTTGTATCTGCAGGAACTCATCGCCACCCCGGGCGTGGCGGCCGTGGCCCTGCTCCCCATTGGGCTCATGTGCTTTGCGGGCTTTACCAAGTCTGCGCAGGTCCCCTTCCAAAGCTGGCTGTGCGGCGCCATGGTGGCCCCCACTCCGGTCTCGGCCTTGCTCCATTCGAGCACTATGGTGAAGGCAGGGGTGTACCTGGTCATCCGTCTGGCCCCGGCCTTTGCCGGCACGGTATTCAGCCACTATGTGGCCCTCTTTGGGGCCTTCACCTTCCTGACCACGGCCTTGCTCGCCATCTCCCAGAGCAATGGGAAAAAGATCCTGGCCTACTCCACCATCAGCAACCTCGGCATGATCATCGCCTGTGCCGGCATCAACACCCCGGCGGCCATGGCGGCAGCCATTTTGCTCATCGTCTTTCACGCCATCTCCAAGGGTCTGATGTTCTTGTGCGTGGGCACCATCGAGCAAAAGATCGGCAGCCGCGACATCGAAGACATGCGCGGACTCATCCGCATCATGCCCAAGACCGCGATGATCGTGGTGGTGGGTATCGTGACCATGTTCCTGCCGCCCTTCGGCGCCCTGCTTTCCAAGTGGATGGCGGTGGAGGCCTCGGCGCAGCTGCCGTTGGTGGTGCTCATGCTCGCCATTGGCTCGGCCTTCACCATGGTCTTCTGGGGCCGCTGGCTGGGGCTCATCATGACTTCGGTCATGGGTGAAGGACAGGCGGCGGAAGAGCAGTCCCCGCTGGTGCGGATGCCGCTGCTCATCCTGGCTTCGGCTGCCGTGGTGGTGAGCTTTGTGGCCCCGGGCCTGTACTCTTCCATGGTACTGCCGGTTTTGGAGCGTTTCTACTCGACGGATCTGTACATTGCCGCACAGGGCGTCTTCATCAACAACATCGGCATGTTTGCCGTGTTCCCCATCTTTTTGGTCATGGTCTTGGGCGTCGTCTGGGCGGCTCGTGCCTCGTCCAAAAAACGGGTGAGCCAGCGCTCCTATAGCGTTCCGTACGTTGCTGGTTTGCAAGATCCGACTGATCCGCGTCGCATCGGATTCAAAGGTCCGCTGGGGCAGTGGTCGGATTTCACCACATCCAACTACTATATGGATCAATGGATTGGTGAGGGGCGCATTACTGGATGGATCAACCTGGTCTCTACGGGGATCCTCATCATCTTGCTGACGGGGGTACTCTAAGATGGAAGCGAAAACCATCATTTTCGTGATTGTTGCTTTGATCCTTGCCCCCATCGTGGGCGGTTTGCTGGCAGGGCTCGATCGTCGGCTCACGGCCTGGTGCCAGGGGCGTTTTGGCCCGCCCATCTTGCAGCCTTTCTACGATGTCTTCAAATTGCTGGGCAAAGACCGCCAGGCGGTGAATACGTGGCAGATCTTCTGCGCCCACATCTACCTCATCGCCTCCATGCTCTCCTTGGCCCTGTTCGTCATCCAGGGCGACCTGCTCATGATCTTCTTTGTCATGACCATCGGTGCGGTGTTCATGGTGGTGGGCGCACTGTCCACGCCGTCGCCGTATTCTCAGATCGGGGCGCAGCGTGAGCTCATCCAGATGCTCACCTACGAGCCGCTCTTGGTCATCGTGTTCGTGGGCATCTACTTCGTGACCGGGAGCTTTAAGATCAGCGACATCCTGGCTTATGAGCGGCCCATCTTCCTCATGCTGCCGTTGCTCTATTTGGTGCTCACCTTCGCCTTGACCATCAAGCTGCGCAAATCGCCTTTTGATATCTCCGCCTGCCACCATGGGCATCAGGAGATCGTTCGCGGTGTGCTTACCGAGTATTCGGGACCGTACCTGGCCATTTTGGAAATCGCCCATTGGTATGACATCATCCTCATTTTGGCCATCTGCAGCCTCTTTTGGAGCACCAGTGCCATTGGAATGATCATGCTCCTGGGGATTACGTACCTGGCGGAGATCGCCATCGACAATATCACCCCGCGCATGACGTGGAAATGGATGCTCACCTACGTGTGGGCCGTGGGGATTACGTTGTCTCTCTTCAACATGGCGCTCCTTTACGCCAAGAGCTTCTAGGAACAGGAGACTGGTATGGGATTCTTCAAAAATTTGGTAGAAACCTCGCGCGTCAAGTCTCCGTGGATCGTGCATTTCGATTGCGGAAGCTGCAACGGTTGCGACATTGAAATTCTGGCGTGTCTGACTCCCCTCTATGATGTGGAGCGCTTTGGCATCCTCAACATTGGAAACCCCAAGCATGCGGACATCCTTGTGGTGTCAGGAACGGTCAATCATCGCAATGCCAAGGCCCTGCGCAATGTCTACGATCAGATGCCTGAGCCCCGGGTTGTGATCGCCATCGGCGCTTGCGGCACTTCCGGCGGTATTTTCCGCGAGGCCTACAATGTGGTTGGCGGCGTGGACAAGGTCATCCCGGTGGACGTGTACGTGCCGGGCTGTCCGGCCAAGCCGGAAGCCATCATCGATGGCGTGGTCCTGGCCCTGGGGAAGCTCAAAGAGCGCCGCAGCACCAAGGATACCGACGCCTTGGCCGAGGAGCTGCACAAGGCTCGGGAATTCTATGCAAACCGTGAAGACCGTCAGGTGGTGGAGTAAGCCATGGCCTTGGAAACCAAGAATATCGCGAAAAACCAGCTTCTTGCTGAAGTGAAATCCCTCAAGGCGCAAGGGTACCGTTTCGTCACCATGAGTTGCGTGGATTTGGGAGACGGCTTCGATCTCCTGTATCATTTCGACCGCGATCTGCAGATGACGCATCTGCGCATCACGGTGCTCAAAGGCGATACGGTGCCGAGCATTTCGGGAATTTATTTTGCGGCCCTATGCATTGAAAACGAAACCAAGGACCATTTTGGGATCTCCTTCGATGGTCTGGTGCTGGATTTTGGCGGTCATTTCTATCTGGAAGAGGAAGTCAAGCGCTATCCCTTCTGCAAGGTGTCCGTACAGGAATCCCAAGCTCCCAAGGAGGGCAACTGATGTCCACCATCATTCCTTTTGGACCGCAGCATCCGGTTCTGCCGGAACCGCTCCATCTCAAGATTACCCTGAAGGACGAGATCGTCACCGAGGCCATCCCCATGCTCGGCTACGTGCATCGGGGGCTGGAGACCTTGGTGTCTTTGAAAGACATGGACCAGATGGTGCAGGTGGTGGAGCGGGTATGCGGCATCTGCAGCTGCATCCATGCCCACACCTACTGCATGTGCGTGGAGGGCCTTTTGGGCATCGAGGTGCCCCAGCGCGCTGAATTCCTGCGCATCATCTGGTCGGAACTGCACCGCATGCATTCGCACCTCTTGTGGCTGGGCCTTTTGGCGGACGCCTTTGGCATGGAGAGCCTGTTCATGCATTGCTGGCGCATCCGCGAACGGGTCATGGACGTCATGGAGGCCACGGCGGGCAACCGCGTCATCATCTCGGTCAATAAGGTGGGTGGCGTGCGCCGCGACCTGTCGGCGGACCAGATCCGCTGGATCCGTCAGGTCATCGACGAGCTGGAAGCCGAGCTCGACAAGATCAAACCCGTGCTCACCAACGACTACACGGTGAAGAAACGCACCGTGGGCGTGGGCGTGCTCACCAAGGAGCAGGCTTACGAACTGGGTGCCGTGGGCCCCACGCTGCGCGGCTCGGGCGTTGCCCAGGACGTGCGCATGACCGGTTACGGGGCCTACAAGTACGTGGACTTCGAGCCGGTGGTGGAGACGGACGGCGACTCGTGGGCCCGTACGATGGTGCGCTTCCGGGAGCTCTACCAGGCCATCGACATCGTGCGCCAGCTCATCAACAAACTCCCGGACGGCGAGATCAGTGTGAAGGTCAAGGCCGCCAAGCCGGAAGGCGAGATCGTCTGCCGCTCGGAGCAGCCCCGCGGTGAGCTCATGTACTACGTCAAGGGAAATGGCTCCAAGTTCTTGGAGCGGGTGCGCATCCGCACCCCCACATTTGCCAATGTGCCGCCCCTTCTGGCCATGCTCCCGGGCATCGAGATGGCCGACGTGCCGGTGGTGGCTTTGTCTATCGACCCGTGCATCAGCTGCACGGAGCGCTAAAGGAGGATACCATGTTCGACATGACACGAACCATCATTGAGAACTTTTTCTCCAAGGCGCATACACGGCTCTATCCCTTCCAGACCCGTGAGCCGTTTCCCAATGTGCGGGGAAATCTCTTCAACAATATCGAAGAGTGCATCCTCTGCGGCATGTGCCAGAAGAAATGTCCTTCCCAGTGCATCACAGTAGATAAAGACGCCAAAACCTGGCAGGTAGATCCATATGCCTGTGTGTACTGTGGGATTTGCGTGGAGAACTGTCCGGTCAATTGCCTCTATATGGAAAGCCCGTACCGTAAGCCTACAGCAGAGAAGGTCATGAACCGGATGGTGCAGGTGAAAGGTCCGGAGAAGAAAAAGAAGACAGCAGAAAAATAATGCCATCCCGGATGGATGTTTGTGTTGGGGCCGCGCTTGCGGCCCCAATGCTTTTGGTTTGGAAGATCCCGCGAAGAAGTTCTTGCCGTCCGGACTGCGCTTCGCCTACATACGTGGGGCACGTTTCCATGTATTTTCTATTGTTGAGGAGGTGTTATGGCTGCCAAGAAGGTTTTGATGCTCGTGGGTGATTTCGTGGAAGATTACGAGGTCATGGTTCCGTTTCAGATGCTGCTCATGGTGGGGCACGAGGTCCACGCCGTCTGTCCTGGGAAAAAGGCGGGCGAGCAGGTGCGCACGGCGGTGCACGACTTCGAGGGGGATCAGACCTACACGGAAAAGCCTGGACACAACTTTACGCTCACCGCGACGTTCGACGAAGTGCGCCCGGAAGACTATG
It encodes the following:
- a CDS encoding phosphoesterase, giving the protein MAYFRKLGPKLEKLLDLLDKNERWLIVIVADPDAMASAMALKRIMAGRVREVGIAHVNEISRPDNLAMMRLLRIPTKKYTPLLRAQYDRFALVDSQPHHNTQLAEIPFSLVIDHHPKAADVPVQADFVEIVSEYGANSTIMTEYLYNLDIRPGKLLATALLYGIKTDTQSFERDFHDIDMRAFRYLAKFYHRPLLHKIIRSEFKLEWLTYFAQAFRKIRVFGKAIFIFMGKVESSDILVILADFFLRVHGVSATIVSGIFQDRLIVVFRGDGLRQDMGKYAQRLFGEFGSAGGHRTMARAEIPLANVSDQHVSQFVWDRLQACAWKRKEDGPCR
- a CDS encoding DNA polymerase I; protein product: MPVAASLGWSTPPLFLVDGHAFIHRGFHAYPDFRAPDGFPTSALFFVLRILLKILREEAPTHLAFVMEGRGPTFRHARFADYKAGRPSMAEDLALQIPAIREAVAHLGIPVLSQDGCEADDVLASLAARFAAHGVVLVGADKDLCQCLGPSVVLWDPAGRGERILQAADVQTTYGVTAAQWPDFQALTGDSVDNIPGVPRVGPKTAARWLRQFPDLESLCANLHQLPPKEQQLLVPHVEDVFVYRELTTLRTDCVPEITWEDLARRPMDPKAVAALVQRFGFRSLEAELEEFVDSSSAPRQRPAPMAGRLASWEDLPDLSGQAVAFWIEDDVTELAAGEHLWRVPGPPPRGALERVMGTVVSSKELRRAGWEMDAWAAVWDVELMAYLLDPEARDYSWPRLAGQFLGDTAAAGARAVAQAGEVLRERLAAAGLVDLYLRLELPLVRVLVAMEARGIALDGARCARLLEQVEARLEDLTQRIYAASGTQFNIRSNQQLAYVLYDQLGLPAPRKTAGGARSTAVEALEAIRHAHPVVEMVLEFRMLEKLRSTYLVPLPAAADATGRIHTTFNHLATATGRLSSSDPNLQNIPIRGPLGAPVRACFVAPPGKALIAADYSQIELRVLAHLSADPALTAAFAKGEDIHTRTASLLFDLSPEEVGKEERRRAKTINFGLLYGMGPAKLARELGISQKEAKAFIARYFEKLGGVREFYSMVEESARRQGYVLTLAGRRRLLPGMTSANPAVLQAARRMAINTVVQGSAADIIKMAMLQVEEDATVRQLGGALLLQVHDELVLEAPTATAQAVGERVAAIMTSVVSLQVPLVVDFGIGPDWAAAHG
- a CDS encoding alanine--glyoxylate aminotransferase family protein, whose amino-acid sequence is MEHKLRLLTPGPTPLPEAVRLALAQDMIHHRKAAFVELMHELQPRLMRLFGTAQPVLPLSCSGTGAMVAAAASLFAPGEKVVVVEGGKFGERWREIAESLGLVVTVLAVPWGTAVDPQELRALLDADPSIAGVLVQVSETSTGVLHPVRELAAITRQRPVLLVADGISAVGVSPCPMDAWGIDALLTGSQKGLMLPPGLALVALSERAWAKAESLGPRHFYFNLLAERAKSRQGQTLFTSPVNLLRGLAVSLALFEEAGMEQVFRKQWALTCMARQGALSLGLEPLAKTHFTWGLTAVRLPAGVDGGRVLKSAAKRGVVMAGGQGPLKGRIVRLGHMGHVDFGDLLAGLYALRQGLMEAGGFSAARSYLEDAIAAYEAALQAGLPEEAL
- a CDS encoding DUF1844 domain-containing protein, with protein sequence MSTQEDLSCVCKELPQVDFSTFVLSMASTALVHLGEVPEPESGAIRTDLIAAKQTIDILCMLQCKTKGNLTDSENRLLMDLLYELRLKYVQRAG
- the argC gene encoding N-acetyl-gamma-glutamyl-phosphate reductase; this encodes MERKRVGLVGVTGYTGMELCRLVLHHPGMELVAATSRAEAGKRLGDLYPYLYGTTMAEVPVQSPDYAALAAACDVVFLAVPHGTAMHAARELVAAGCRVVDLSADFRLRDVDTYRSWYATEHACPELVPEAVYGLPELYGQAVARARLVANPGCYPTASILALYPAVAAGLVEPEDLIIDAKSGASGAGRKANVATLFCEVHDSFRAYNLGRHRHTPEIEQELSRAAGKGITVSFNPHLVPMDRGILATCYGRLRPHVDEARVREVYAAFASGKPWVRFLPPGVLPETRWVRGTNFCDIAVVVDERTRRLIVVSCIDNLCRGASGQALVNANVMLGFPEDAGLSRAPLVP